A segment of the Candidatus Nanopelagicales bacterium genome:
TTGCTGGAACAACGGCAGCGACACATCGGATGGCTGCTCGCCTCCATGAGGCCGGCATCGCCCATGACCAGATAGCTCGTGCCGTTTTCGATAGTCAACCGTATGCCGCGATCCAGCTAGCTGGCCTGGCGATCTCGCGCTCACAGTTGCTTCCGGACGCCGCCGGGGGACTCGGGGTTGTCAGTAGCTGGGTCAGTCACGGGGATCGAGTTGCGGCTGGACTGCCGCTGGATGCTGCCGAACCGATCATCGACGCCTTGCGAACCGCAAATGAGGCTGAGGTCGCGGTGGTTCTCAAAGAGGGCGACGACTCGGTCTGGCGGGTTTCAACCCGTAGTAAGGGACAGATGGACGTTGGCGCCGTGTGCAGCGGTCTGGGTGGCGGTGGCCACCGGTTCGCGGCCGGCTACTCCTCGGCGAAGCAACCTCAGGAAATCTTGCGCGAGCTACTGGCCGCCCTCGCTGAGCAAGCGTCCGCGAGTGCTGGCTGATCGTGGTTGACGGGCTGGTAATCGTCGACAAGCCCTCCGGGTGGACCTCGCACGATGTGGTCGCCCGGATGCGACGGATCGCTGGCACCCGCCGAGTAGGTCACGCGGGCACCCTCGACCCAATGGCGACCGGTGTCCTGGTCTGTGGGATCGGCAAGGCAACCAAAATCCTCGGTCGGGTCTCTGGATCGACCAAGGCCTACGAGGCAACAATCCGGCTTGGCATGGCGACGACTACTGATGACGCCGAAGGTGAGGTCGTCTCGGTGACCGATGCCCGCGCACTAGCGGCAGACCCGGCAGTACTGGACGAACAAGTCGCTGCCCTGACGGGGTCCATCATGCAGCGACCGAGTGCGGTCAGCGCAATCAAGGTGGACGGCAAACGTGCCTACCAACGGGTCCGCGCGGGGGAAAACGTGACGCTCACTGCTCGGCCAGTGACCATCGAACGGTTCGACGTCGACGCCGTGACTGTCTCGGAAAACGACGACGGTACGTGTCTGGTTGACCTTGTTGCACGGATCGAGTGTTCAACCGGAACGTACGTGCGGGCTCTGGCCCGCGACCTTGGTGATGCGCTCGGCGTCGGCGGTCACCTGACTGCCCTCCGTCGAACGCGCGTCGCCGGCTTCAGCCTGGATCAGGCCTCGACCCTGGCGGACTTGGAACGCGAGCTCGTTGTGACACCCCTAGGTCAGGCTTGTGCAGAGTTGTACACAAACGTCGTGGTCGAGGATGCCGATGCGGCGCGGATCTCTCACGGTGGTCGGATTGGCTGGCCGACCGAACTGGCGAGCGATGACACAGTCGCTGTCTACGGTCCTGAGCGGCGGATCCTCGCTCTGGCCGAATGCAAGGACAACAAATTGGCGCCTACGGTGGTGTGGGCGAACTAGTGCCCGAGGGCCAGCGGTGGCCGGCGCCCGCACGCGTCTGGGAGGATCAGCGCTGTGTATGTGTGGGACGACCCAAGCCAGGTGCCAGCGGACTGGCCAGCCTCAGCCGTCACCATCGGCGTATTTGACGGCGTGCACCGCGGGCATCGCGAACTCATCCGGCGCGCGGTCGACACCGCGACTGTGGGTGGCAAGCCTGCTGTCGTCATCACGTTCTCGCCGAGTCCAGCTGAGGTCGTCGGCTTGGCGGAGCCGCCAACTCGGTTGTCGACGCTGGAACAACGGCTCAAGCTCATCGGTGAATTGGGCGTCGATGCGACGCTGGTGATCCAATTCGACAAGGAGTGGGCAGACCTCAGCGCCGAACAGTTCGCGGGCAGTGTGCTTTCCGATTCGCTACGGGCCAGCCAGGTGGTGGTCGGCACCAACTTCCGCTTCGGTCATCGCGCCCGGGGCAACGTCCGTCTGCTGCAGGGAATCGGACACTCGCTGGGCTTTCAAGTGCAGCCAGTCAACCTGCTGGCGGCAGATGGCGAAGGTGATCCTGTTAGTTCAACCCTCATCCGTGAGTTGGTGTCCGAAGGCGACGTAGCCTCAGCGGCCCGCATGCTCGCTCGTCCACACCGTGTCGAGGGTGTGGTTGTCCGAGGTGACGGACGCGGTGCCGAACTCGGGTTTCCCACGGCGAACGTGAACCCGACGCCGCGTGCTGCCATGCCCGCTGACGGCGTCTATGCCGGGCGAATCGTGCTCGATCCGTACGGCGATGAGCGCGAGTCGCTCTGTGCGGCGATCAGCGTGGGGACCAACCCGACTTTTGACGGCAACGAGCACCGGGTCGAGGCCTTCGCCTACGACGCTGGCGACCTTGATCTCTATGAACAGTACATCGCCGTCGACTTTGTCGATTTCATCCGGCGGCAGGAGACATACGCAAATCCGGCGGACCTGACCAAAGCGGTGGAACGTGATGTGGATCAAGCCCGGACAGTGCTCGGGGGCTGACGTCCCGCACGTCGGCTGGTACCCTGAGCCTGACGGCTACCGGACGAGCGCCCAGTAGACCGACATCTGCGAGTCCGCGATCAGCGGACCTGACGTATCGCCGACCATCACGGTTAGCCCTACACGCGCTCGAGGGAACAATTAATGTCGATTGATGCAGCAACCAAGACCCGTCTCATCTCCGAATACGCCACAACTGATGGCGATACCGGCAGCCCCGAAGTGCAGGTCGCGATCCTTTCGCACCGCATCTCTCATCTGACTGAGCACCTCAAAGAGCACAAGCATGACCACCACAGCCGCCGTGGGCTGCTGTTGCTGGTCGGCCGTCGCCGTCGACTGCTCAACTACCTCACAAAGACCGATATCAACCGGTACCGGTCACTGATCGAACGACTCGGCATTCGCCGCTAGTCGACTAATCGGGGCGGCCTCACCTCACGGTGGTTCGGACGCCCGGTCCTCGGTGGTGGTGGGCGGAAGTAACCTTCCGAACACTTCGATCGAAGGCCGGTCCGCCACCGGCCGCGCAGCCGCCCCCTTTCTCAACAAGGAGGGCACCCTATGGAGGGTCCTGACACATTTTCCGCCGAAGCCGTCATTGACAACGGCCAGTTCGGCGTTCGCAAGATTCGTTTCGAGACCGGTCGGCTTGCTCGGCAGGCCGCTGGTTCCGCCGTCGCCTACTTGGACGATGACACCATGCTGCTATCGGCCACGACGGCCGGTAAGCACCCCAAGGACAACTTCGACTTCTTCCCACTCACGATCGACGTGGAAGAGCGGATGTATGCCGCCGGCAAGATCCCAGGTTCATTCTTCCGTCGCGAAGGCCGGCCGAGCGAGGACGCGATTCTGACGTGCCGGTTGATCGACCGACCGTTGCGTCCGAGCTTCGTGAAGGGTCTGCGTAACGAGATCCAGGTTGTGGTCACGGTGATGTCCCTGAACCCCGACCACCTGTACGACGTTGTGGCGATCAATGCCGCGTCGATGTCCACGCAGGTTGCTGGTTTGCCGTTCTCCGGCCCGATCGGTGGCGTGCGAGTGGCATTGATTCGCGGCCAGTGGGTGGCGTTCCCGACACATAGCCAGCTGGAAGAAGCCGTGTTCGACATGGTTGTGGCCGGACGTGTTGTCGGCGACGACGTGGCCATCATGATGGTCGAGGCCGAAGCTACTGAGCAGACCGTCGAGCTCATCGCCGGCGGCGCACAGGCGCCCACCGAAGAGGTCGTCGCGGCAGGACTTGACGCGGCCAAGCCGTTCATCGCTGAACTGTGCCGTGCGCAATCGGAACTGGCGGCTCAGTCGAACAAGGAAACCCGTGACTACCCGGTTTTCCTCGACTACCAGCCCGACGCGTTCGACGCCGTTGCTGCGGTCGCTGAAGCCGATCTGGCCAAGGCACTGACCGTCGCGGACAAGCAGGACCGTGAGGCGGCCCTCGATGACGTCAAGGCGACGGTCATGGAGAAGCTGTCCGAGCAGTTCGAGGGCCGGACCAAGGAGCTTGGTGGCGCGCTGAAGTCGCTGACCAAGAAGCTAGTCCGCCAGCGCATTCTGCGTGATCAGGTCCGAATGGACGGTCGTGGTGTGACCGATATCCGCAGCCTCACCGCCGAGGTTGAGGTTATTCCGCGGGCACACGGTTCGGCACTGTTCGAGCGCGGTGAGACCCAGATCTTGGGTGTCTCCACACTGAACATGTTGCGGATGGAACAGCAGTTGGACACGTTGAGCCCGGTGACGCGCAAGCGCTACATGCACAACTACAACTTCCCGCCGTACTCGACTGGTGAGACTGGTCGAGTCGGCTCGCCCAAGCGTCGCGAGATCGGCCACGGCGCGCTCGCCGAGCGCGCACTGGTTCCGGTGCTGCCCAAGCGCGAGGACTTTCCTTACGCGATCCGGCAGGTCTCCGAGGCCCTCGGTTCCAACGGCTCCACCTCGATGGGCTCGGTCTGCGCCTCGACGATGTCGCTGCTCAACGCCGGTGTGCCCCTGTTGGCTCCGGTTGCGGGTATCGCGATGGGTCTGGTTACCGACGAGGTCGACGGTAAGACCGAATACGTGGCCTTGACCGACATCCTCGGTGCCGAAGACGCGTTTGGCGACATGGACTTCAAGGTCGCTGGCACCAAGGAATTCGTCACGGCACTTCAGCTCGATACCAAGCTCGACGGTATTCCGGCCTCGGTGCTTGCCGGAGCGCTCACGCAGGCACGCGATGCCCGGCTGGCGATCCTCGACGTGATGATGGAAGCGATCGACGCTCCGGATGCCATGAGTGATCTGGCCCCCCGGATCATCTCGGTCAAGATTCCGGTCGACAAGATCGGTGAGGTCATTGGGCCCAAGGGCAAGATGATCAACCAGATTCAGGAAGACACCGGCGCTGACATCTCAATTGAGGATGACGGCACGATCTACATCGGTGCGACCAATGGTTCGGCCGCTGAGGCTGCTCGGGAGACGATCAACCAGATCGCCAACCCAACCATGCCAACCGTGGGGGAGCGCTACCTCGGAACGGTCGTCAAGACGACCAACTTCGGTGCGTTCATCTCGTTGGTTCCCGGCCGCGACGGTCTCCTGCACATCACCGAGATCAAGAAGCTCGTCGGTGGCAAGCGGGTCAACGCCGTTGAGGACGTGCTCTCCGTTGGACAAAAGGTTCAGGTCGCCATCAAGGAGGTCGACCCACGCGGCAAGCTGTCGCTCACTCCCGTTCTCGAGGGTGACGACGCTCCGGCCGCAGACGTGGTCAGCGCTGACGCGTAACACCACATGAAGATTCCCGCGCCCAGTCAGCAGCGATCAGGTTCAACGCGAACGCTGCTGACTGGTGCCGACGGGTCGGTCGTCAAACGCACGGTGCTGCCAGGCGGTCTTCGGGTCGTTTCCGAGGTGGTCCCCGGTGCCAGGTCGGTATCAATCGGCTACTGGGTTGGGGTCGGTTCCCGGGACGAGTCACCAACGGCAGCCGGTGCCTCTCACTTCCTTGAGCATCTGCTGTTCAAGGGCACGGATCGTCGTAGCGCCTTTGACATCACCGCCGAACTTGAGGCTGTCGGCGGTGACATGAATGCCTTTACGACCAAGGAATGCACGTGTTTCCACGCACGGGTACTGGCCGACGATCTGCCGCTGGCGGTCGATGTCCTAACCGACATGGTCACCGCAAGTAAGGTGGCCGCGTTCGACGTCGATGCCGAGCGTGGTGTCGTGCTGGAAGAGATCGCCATGAACGAGGACGATCCAGGCGACGTGGCGCATCAGAACTTCTCTACGCGGATCTACGGTTCGTCGAAGCTCGCCGCGCCCGTCATTGGAACCGTGCAAAGCCTGCGGGAGATGCCCCGCAGCACGGTCTGGCGCCACTACCGACGCAACTACCGGCCAAACGATTTGGTCATCACTGCGGCTGGGGCTGTCGATCACGCCCACCTGGTCCGGGAAGTCCGCCGGGCGACCAAGGGCTGGTCGACGGACCCAGCTGCTACGCCGATCCCAGCTCGAGCCGCGCGTACTCGCCCCACCCGACACCGGTCACACCCGGGCACGCAGGTGGTGACACGGCCGACCGAGCAGGCGCACGTGGTCTTGGGAATGCCGGGTCTCGCCCGTACCGACGACCGACGCTGGGCGCTGGCGGTGCTGGACGTGGTTATCGGTGGGGGTATGTCCAGTCGGCTCTTCCAGGAGGTGCGGGAGAAGCGAGCATTGGTCTACTCGGTGCACACTTTCCGGTCCGGCTACTCCGATGCTGGCGTATTCGGGGTCTATGCGGGAACCACGCCGGAGAAGGTGGACGAGACGATTTCGGTCGTTCGGGACGTGCTGGCCAACGCGGCTGCTGGCGGGGTCGGATCCGAGGAGATTGCCCGTGCCCGCGGCCAACTGCGCGGGGCCTCGGTCATGGAGTCGGAGGATCAAGGTTCCCGGATGAGCCGACTGGGCGAAGCGGAACTGCTCAGTGGCAACTACCTGAGCCTGGACGATGTCGTTGAGGCGATTGACGCCGTCACCGACGAGCAGGTTGCCCACGCGGCCGCCACGATCCTCACCGAACCGCAGACGATGACTGTCGTGGGACCCTTTGAGCCTGACCGCGTCTTTGGTGAGGATGGCTAAGCATGACGATTCGAGTGAGTGTGCTGGGCGCGCGCGGCCGCATGGGCCAAGAAGTTGTCGCCGCGGTGGAAGCCGATCCGGGCCTGGCGCTCGCTGCGGCACTGGATGTCGGCGACGAACCCGCGACCCTGGTCAGCGTAGGCACCGACGTGGTCGTGGACTTCACCAGTCCGGCCGCCGTCATGGGCAACCTGAGGTTCTGCATTGACCACGATCTGCACGTGGTGGTCGGCACTTCGGGGTTCACTCCTGAGCGCTTGGCCCAGGTGACCGAATGGCTGGCCGACCACGACCGAGTCGGTGTTGTCATCGCGTCGAACTTCGGCATCGCGGCGGTGTTGATGATGCAGTTCGCTGCCGCCGCGGCACCCTACTTCGACAGTGTCGAGATCGTTGAACTGCACCACCCGGACAAGCTGGACGCCCCGTCGGGGACAGCTCGCCGAACAGCCGAACTGATCGGACAGTCTCGAACCCGCGCAGGCAGTCCGGAAATGCCAGACGCGACGACTGAGGAGCTTGACGGGGCTCGCGGCGCAGTTGTCGAGGGCGTGCGGATTCACGCCGTTCGATCGCGCGGAATGATCGCCCACCAAGAGGTCATCCTGGGCACTGCGGGAGAACTGCTCACGATCCGCCATGACTCCATGAACCGCTCCTCCTTCATGCCGGGAGTGCTGCTCGCAGTCCGAGAGATTGGTTGCCGACCGGGTTTGACGTTCGGTCTTGAACATCTGCTCGACCTCGGCGGACAAGA
Coding sequences within it:
- a CDS encoding insulinase family protein, with translation MKIPAPSQQRSGSTRTLLTGADGSVVKRTVLPGGLRVVSEVVPGARSVSIGYWVGVGSRDESPTAAGASHFLEHLLFKGTDRRSAFDITAELEAVGGDMNAFTTKECTCFHARVLADDLPLAVDVLTDMVTASKVAAFDVDAERGVVLEEIAMNEDDPGDVAHQNFSTRIYGSSKLAAPVIGTVQSLREMPRSTVWRHYRRNYRPNDLVITAAGAVDHAHLVREVRRATKGWSTDPAATPIPARAARTRPTRHRSHPGTQVVTRPTEQAHVVLGMPGLARTDDRRWALAVLDVVIGGGMSSRLFQEVREKRALVYSVHTFRSGYSDAGVFGVYAGTTPEKVDETISVVRDVLANAAAGGVGSEEIARARGQLRGASVMESEDQGSRMSRLGEAELLSGNYLSLDDVVEAIDAVTDEQVAHAAATILTEPQTMTVVGPFEPDRVFGEDG
- a CDS encoding polyribonucleotide nucleotidyltransferase, which translates into the protein MEGPDTFSAEAVIDNGQFGVRKIRFETGRLARQAAGSAVAYLDDDTMLLSATTAGKHPKDNFDFFPLTIDVEERMYAAGKIPGSFFRREGRPSEDAILTCRLIDRPLRPSFVKGLRNEIQVVVTVMSLNPDHLYDVVAINAASMSTQVAGLPFSGPIGGVRVALIRGQWVAFPTHSQLEEAVFDMVVAGRVVGDDVAIMMVEAEATEQTVELIAGGAQAPTEEVVAAGLDAAKPFIAELCRAQSELAAQSNKETRDYPVFLDYQPDAFDAVAAVAEADLAKALTVADKQDREAALDDVKATVMEKLSEQFEGRTKELGGALKSLTKKLVRQRILRDQVRMDGRGVTDIRSLTAEVEVIPRAHGSALFERGETQILGVSTLNMLRMEQQLDTLSPVTRKRYMHNYNFPPYSTGETGRVGSPKRREIGHGALAERALVPVLPKREDFPYAIRQVSEALGSNGSTSMGSVCASTMSLLNAGVPLLAPVAGIAMGLVTDEVDGKTEYVALTDILGAEDAFGDMDFKVAGTKEFVTALQLDTKLDGIPASVLAGALTQARDARLAILDVMMEAIDAPDAMSDLAPRIISVKIPVDKIGEVIGPKGKMINQIQEDTGADISIEDDGTIYIGATNGSAAEAARETINQIANPTMPTVGERYLGTVVKTTNFGAFISLVPGRDGLLHITEIKKLVGGKRVNAVEDVLSVGQKVQVAIKEVDPRGKLSLTPVLEGDDAPAADVVSADA
- a CDS encoding bifunctional riboflavin kinase/FAD synthetase, which codes for MYVWDDPSQVPADWPASAVTIGVFDGVHRGHRELIRRAVDTATVGGKPAVVITFSPSPAEVVGLAEPPTRLSTLEQRLKLIGELGVDATLVIQFDKEWADLSAEQFAGSVLSDSLRASQVVVGTNFRFGHRARGNVRLLQGIGHSLGFQVQPVNLLAADGEGDPVSSTLIRELVSEGDVASAARMLARPHRVEGVVVRGDGRGAELGFPTANVNPTPRAAMPADGVYAGRIVLDPYGDERESLCAAISVGTNPTFDGNEHRVEAFAYDAGDLDLYEQYIAVDFVDFIRRQETYANPADLTKAVERDVDQARTVLGG
- the truB gene encoding tRNA pseudouridine(55) synthase TruB, which encodes MVDGLVIVDKPSGWTSHDVVARMRRIAGTRRVGHAGTLDPMATGVLVCGIGKATKILGRVSGSTKAYEATIRLGMATTTDDAEGEVVSVTDARALAADPAVLDEQVAALTGSIMQRPSAVSAIKVDGKRAYQRVRAGENVTLTARPVTIERFDVDAVTVSENDDGTCLVDLVARIECSTGTYVRALARDLGDALGVGGHLTALRRTRVAGFSLDQASTLADLERELVVTPLGQACAELYTNVVVEDADAARISHGGRIGWPTELASDDTVAVYGPERRILALAECKDNKLAPTVVWAN
- a CDS encoding 4-hydroxy-tetrahydrodipicolinate reductase, giving the protein MTIRVSVLGARGRMGQEVVAAVEADPGLALAAALDVGDEPATLVSVGTDVVVDFTSPAAVMGNLRFCIDHDLHVVVGTSGFTPERLAQVTEWLADHDRVGVVIASNFGIAAVLMMQFAAAAAPYFDSVEIVELHHPDKLDAPSGTARRTAELIGQSRTRAGSPEMPDATTEELDGARGAVVEGVRIHAVRSRGMIAHQEVILGTAGELLTIRHDSMNRSSFMPGVLLAVREIGCRPGLTFGLEHLLDLGGQDSPKT
- the rpsO gene encoding 30S ribosomal protein S15; translated protein: MSIDAATKTRLISEYATTDGDTGSPEVQVAILSHRISHLTEHLKEHKHDHHSRRGLLLLVGRRRRLLNYLTKTDINRYRSLIERLGIRR